The following coding sequences lie in one Actinomycetes bacterium genomic window:
- a CDS encoding NUDIX domain-containing protein → MADGSQREAARVLLLDEQDRLLLFRGADPARPDLGSWWFTPGGGLHPGETPEGGARRELFEETGLAADTLEGPVWHRVAEFDFAGEHYRQSELFFVVRVATHEVDTSGFQPLEASAIDGHRWWSLEELRTTAERVYPAALAAELDRLLAGRAPATPYEVA, encoded by the coding sequence ATGGCGGACGGCTCGCAGCGAGAGGCCGCCAGGGTCCTCCTCCTGGACGAGCAGGACCGCCTGCTGCTCTTCCGTGGGGCCGACCCGGCACGCCCCGACCTGGGTTCCTGGTGGTTCACGCCGGGCGGGGGGTTGCACCCCGGCGAGACCCCCGAGGGCGGCGCGCGGCGCGAGCTGTTCGAGGAGACCGGCCTCGCGGCGGACACCCTCGAGGGCCCCGTCTGGCACCGGGTCGCGGAGTTCGACTTCGCGGGCGAGCACTACCGGCAGTCCGAGCTGTTCTTCGTGGTCCGCGTGGCGACGCACGAGGTCGACACCAGCGGCTTCCAGCCCCTGGAGGCGTCGGCGATCGACGGGCACCGCTGGTGGAGCCTCGAGGAGCTGCGGACCACGGCGGAGCGCGTCTACCCGGCGGCACTGGCCGCCGAGCTCGACCGCCTGCTGGCCGGGCGGGCCCCGGCGACGCCGTACGAGGTGGCGTGA
- a CDS encoding ribonuclease HII, producing the protein MAATTARARRSTVPTLRVERALLRERGMRLAAVDEVGRGALAGPVSVGVVLVDLAVSTAPKGLRDSKLLTPEARTTLAPRLRRWAPAHAVGHASAREIDTIGILRALRLAGERAFAQLPEEPDVVLLDGSYDWLTRPGSGEQPTLFDDPAILEAPPGPERDVRTLVKADLRCAGVAAASVLAKTERDALMVSLASRFPAYGWEVNKGYATPDHRAALREHGASEEHRRSWNLWGEDRDDLGEEEDREPDDGMLDEGEQEEDRW; encoded by the coding sequence ATGGCGGCCACCACGGCCCGTGCCCGGCGCAGCACCGTCCCGACCCTGCGCGTCGAGCGCGCCCTGCTGCGCGAGAGGGGCATGCGCCTCGCGGCGGTCGACGAGGTCGGCCGGGGGGCGCTCGCGGGTCCGGTCAGCGTCGGCGTCGTGCTCGTGGACCTCGCGGTGAGCACGGCACCGAAGGGGCTGCGGGACTCCAAGCTGCTGACCCCCGAGGCGCGGACCACTCTCGCACCCCGGCTCCGCCGCTGGGCCCCGGCCCACGCGGTCGGTCATGCGAGTGCCCGCGAGATCGACACGATCGGGATCCTGCGCGCCCTGCGACTGGCCGGCGAGCGCGCTTTCGCCCAGCTCCCCGAGGAGCCCGACGTGGTGCTCCTGGACGGCTCCTACGACTGGCTGACCCGTCCCGGGTCGGGCGAGCAGCCCACCCTGTTCGACGATCCCGCAATCCTCGAGGCGCCACCCGGTCCCGAGCGGGACGTCCGCACGCTCGTCAAGGCGGACCTGCGCTGCGCCGGTGTCGCCGCGGCGAGCGTTCTCGCGAAGACGGAGCGCGACGCCCTGATGGTGTCGTTGGCGTCCCGGTTCCCGGCGTACGGCTGGGAGGTCAACAAGGGCTACGCGACGCCCGACCACCGCGCCGCGCTGCGCGAGCACGGGGCGAGCGAGGAGCACCGCCGGTCGTGGAACCTCTGGGGCGAGGACCGCGACGACCTCGGCGAGGAGGAGGATCGCGAGCCGGACGACGGCATGCTGGACGAGGGCGAGCAGGAGGAGGACCGCTGGTGA